One Spinacia oleracea cultivar Varoflay chromosome 4, BTI_SOV_V1, whole genome shotgun sequence DNA segment encodes these proteins:
- the LOC130459946 gene encoding uncharacterized protein, giving the protein MAYRPKRNCTMQARNQHEASTSRAREPKPPLPPPQFEAGRDFPNVIFAMDWQWDRFVHLKKREVIPTRFICQKSLHDMGLEQDVKRVFYGVGMRNMYSMLRLTFRRLTLEFLSSLHLRKDGYRNVSSVHFRLMNIDVHLSLADFGGIFGLSTTPSRKPGSAHNNCEMWGKLTGNSDPDSMQHLHASKIQHPVPIVFYRFLGFTIFGREETQNVRSTELEILGGYVLEGEARYKMNLAHHMASQLYSIATSSHTTRITIGGLITHIAMATVNFVEANQTPVLGSNLLDLAYFAGLCRLQGEHGLYRPGAMYWMFEGNRFFSLPDPQGHTRFRPGQAHYLYVGVEQEQEPKPKPDPQPKPHQFQPEPRTYFRRGRRGDEGRPQGGLTPEEEQGSIHERLGRLEIGFHECASDHQRAMFPIYDQYARQGYIAQDAQHPSWFAYPAGGYGAPGSMGTFTLTHYGGYGAGPSGHGGRGGDDGDDGQGHQ; this is encoded by the coding sequence ATGGCTTACCGTCCTAAGAGGAATTGCACCATGCAAGCAAGGAACCAGCACGAGGCTTCTACAAGCCGAGCTCGTGAACCGAAACCACCACTGCCCCCGCCCCAGTTCGAAGCCGGCCGGGATTTTCCGAACGTTATCTTTGCTATGGACTGGCAATGGGATCGGTTCGTCCATCTCAAAAAGAGGGAGGTAATTCCTACCCGCTTTATCTGTCAAAAATCTTTGCACGATATGGGTCTTGAACAGGATGTGAAACGAGTTTTTTATGGTGTTGGTATGAGGAATATGTATAGCATGTTGCGTCTTACATTTAGGCGACTGACTTTGGAGTTTCTGAGTTCTTTGCATTTACGTAAAGATGGTTATAGGAATGTGTCTTCGGTTCATTTTCGTTTGATGAACATTGATGTTCATTTGAGTCTTGCTGACTTTGGTGGGATTTTTGGATTGTCCACTACCCCTAGTAGGAAGCCTGGTAGTGCCCATAATAATTGTGAAATGTGGGGAAAGCTGACCGGTAATAGTGATCCCGATAGTATGCAAcacttgcatgcttccaagatacaacaccctGTCCCCATTGTATTCTACAGGTTCCTGGGGTTCACCATATTTGGTAGAGAGGAGACTCAGAATGTTAGGAGTACGGAGCTGGAGATTTTGGGTGGCTATGTTCTAGAGGGGGAAGCGAGGTATAAAATGAACTTAGCCCATCATATGGCTTCCCAACTTTATTCAATAGCCACTAGCTCGCACACCACTCGCAtcaccattggtgggttgatcacccacattgccatGGCCACGGTAAACTTTGTTGAGGCTAACCAAACTCCGGTTTTGGGTAGCAACTTACTAGACTTGGCCTATTTTGCTGGGCTTTGCCGCTTGCAGGGTGAGCATGGGTTGTATCGGCCGGGtgccatgtattggatgttcgagGGGAACAGGTTTTTCTCCTTGCCTGACCCTCAAGGCCACACCCGTTTCAGACCCGGCCAGGCTCATTATCTGTATGTTGGAGTCGAGCAAGAGCAGGAACCTAAACCCAAGCCTGACCCACAACCAAAGCCCCACCAGTTTCAGcccgagcctcgcacctactttaggagggggcgtcgagggGATGAGGGGAGGCCACAGGGTGGCCTGACACCAGAAGAGGAGCAGGGGTCCATTCATGAGAGGTTGGGCAGGCTTGAGATCGGTTTTCATGAGTGTGCGAGTGATCACCAAAGGGCCATGTTCCCTAtctatgatcagtatgccaggcagggctatattGCTCAGGATGCCcagcacccttcctggtttGCCTATCCCGCGGGgggatatggagctcccggttccatgggcaccttcacactcACCCACTACGGTGGG